Proteins encoded together in one Plasmodium brasilianum strain Bolivian I chromosome 4, whole genome shotgun sequence window:
- a CDS encoding AP-2 complex subunit sigma produces MLNFILLQNRQGKTRFSKWYINCNETKKKKIERDINKILINRSRSYSNIFVYENFKVVYRLYAGLYFVVCIENENELYILEFIHFMAQLLDTFFTNVCELDLLFNFHFLYYFFDNIILGGYIYEVNKNIILDKISKIKKLI; encoded by the exons ATGCTAAATTTTATACTCCTGCAAAATAGGCAGGGAAAGACAAGATTTTCCAAATG GTACATTAACTGCAATGAAAccaagaaaaagaaaatagagagagacataaataaaattctaaTTAACAGAAGTAGGTCGTACTCAAACATTTTTGTGTACGAGAATTTTAAAGTTGTCTATAGGTTATATGCAG GCCTCTACTTCGTCGTGTGCATAGAAAATGAGAACGAGTTATACATTTTGGAGTTCATCCACTTTATGGCACAACTCCTAGACACCTTTTTTACAAACGTTTGTGAGCTCGACTTACtctttaattttcattttttatactaCTTTTTTGATAACATAATCCTAGGGGGATATATATACGAAGTAAACAAAAACATTATTCTTGACAAGATAAGCAAAATTAAGAAGCTCATataa
- a CDS encoding hypothetical protein (conserved Plasmodium protein), with translation MAPVSGKHFDRKRFASPLFTATTVNTINTVNTINTVNTGNPVNTVNPVNTVNPVNTPNPVNTVNPVNTVNPVNTVNPVNTPNPVNTVNPVNTPNPVNTANPVNISHNASL, from the coding sequence ATGGCTCCTGTAAGCGGAAAGCATTTTGACAGGAAGCGCTTTGCCTCACCCCTGTTTACAGCCACCACAGTCAATACAATCAACACAGTCAATACAATCAACACAGTCAATACAGGCAACCCAGTTAACACAGTCAACCCAGTTAACACAGTCAACCCAGTTAACACACCCAACCCAGTTAACACAGTCAACCCAGTTAACACAGTCAACCCAGTTAACACAGTCAACCCAGTTAACACACCCAACCCAGTTAACACAGTCAACCCAGTTAACACACCCAACCCAGTTAACACAGCCAACCCTGTCAACATTTCGCATAATGCAAGCCTCTAA
- a CDS encoding hypothetical protein (conserved Plasmodium protein), producing the protein MLEKLEEIKEYEENLKKLSNHEKIVRIDINGKEKKASKYFFDKNKYIYVKNNSDIKAFETKGREGKKKKGAIAAEPGVVTGAAVREGVISEMGTVSAKKDEDYVIVDTLRRRSNFRKNENFERSLKRLKDTYNLSEEEIIYMKFIYKIKIKNIYSLINNLRKNIYVDKKKKEVLLNCIYKYLSYNCYTMSRNEILFFFYIFPQYMKYSNKIMHYLTSLLNKDQLKIEECINLITETNLLYINYCIKDVYISYLNRCIHNIDIIHILILLSKGSYIFTTWIDNRSSISDLSITFRDNLYHMIEKKKSCLNRELKNAYLQFNAYLVNNMNTFLNIFFNDLYILLYRKIILENLNREELDYEYFHNVKTLTSHNSTIRHINLFLQNSDYYSFASKKQNVKIKVFPSFIDEPSGIDKDSKGDIVNILPEYFACTNNANINCEASSGKTEDTNGTDRHCTKSSTTTVRTPNRRSNNVYMSNKNNYSEQQEEELMVDNHSIHEMQDCLLSQSKKKRPLYDAVDTPSYQAVDTRYDSYMTNRKGKPIMNSPEATASLQHYTHHIRQQIFQFTYPSDRIKETRYNELREKYKIATKVTDKNVKVLLNFLRISFNSKSLHFNEIFSKNSLSQIASDMKRYAAKLRKDEIGKNYKNLFFRLVDCWDGLKGNRPEWTSTHENDVYLLESRDRNLVNANNLPLDMVACTNLSHVITERVEEKLVDSVSINSTHTSPTPSCRTRCSTPPPDGVKREYNYEEKRGLLFHSVNTDDRSMIRCYEVDEEKEKERTPLQKRQNILLQTKEKTAVQNNSIVNLVNHIYFSSINGKKFYSLSEINMISKLLLYLCSSFLSHYYAYEYKHEHAHQYQHQHQHQHQHQHQHQHQHQHQHQREYAQRDGKCVDVISYELLYCRFEKLFYEMFTYVLKNMYIINVSNYFYIFAAFSIFANKITPKIMNKQGGDKKKNEQNYHYHKIANLLYIIHTVRMHQLNQVKSLLNDEDNRRYLRFLQHSDNKLDWDNDNDEVLKKKKKKIY; encoded by the coding sequence ATGCTTGAGAAACTGGAAGAGATAAAAGAATACGAAGAGAACCTAAAAAAACTGTCGAATCATGAGAAGATTGTACGAATTGATATTAACGGAAAGGAGAAAAAAGCgagcaaatatttttttgacaagaataagtacatatacgtGAAAAACAATAGCGACATAAAGGCGTTTGAAACGAAGGGTAgggagggaaaaaaaaaaaagggggcaATAGCTGCAGAACCGGGAGTAGTAACAGGAGCAGCAGTTCGCGAAGGGGTAATCAGTGAGATGGGTACCGTTTCTGCAAAGAAGGACGAAGACTATGTTATCGTGGACACTCTGAGGAGGAGAAGTAATTTTAGGAAGAATGAAAATTTCGAAAGGTCGTTAAAGAGACTTAAAGATACGTACAATTTATCAGAGGAGGAgatcatatatatgaaatttatttataaaataaagataaaaaatatatattcccttataaataatttaagaaaGAATATCTATgttgacaaaaaaaaaaaagaagtactgctaaattgtatatataaatatttaagttaCAACTGTTACACTATGTCAAGAAATGagattctcttttttttttatattttcccacaatatatgaaatactctaataaaataatgcacTATTTAACTAGTCTGTTAAATAAGGATCAGCTAAAAATAGAGGAgtgtattaatttaattacaGAAACAAATTTgttgtatataaattattgtattaaggatgtatatataagctACTTAAATAGGTGTATTCATAATATTGATATAATTCATATCTTGATTCTTTTATCAAAGggatcatatatatttacaacatGGATAGACAACAGATCATCAATAAGTGACCTTAGTATCACTTTCAGAGATAACTTATATCATatgatagaaaaaaaaaaaagttgccTGAACagggaattaaaaaatgcatatttaCAGTTTAATGCCTACCttgttaataatatgaacactTTTTTGAATATCTTTTTCAATGATCTCTACATTCTCTTGTacagaaaaattattctagAAAATTTGAATCGAGAAGAACTAGACTATGAATACTTTCACAATGTGAAGACATTAACTAGTCATAATTCTACCATACGTCATATTAACCTCTTTTTACAAAACAGtgattattattcttttgcaagcaaaaaacaaaatgttaaaattaaGGTCTTTCCTTCATTCATAGATGAACCAAGTGGAATAGATAAAGACTCGAAAGGTGATATCGTAAATATTTTACCCGAATATTTTGCCTGCACGAACAATGCAAATATTAATTGTGAAGCCTCATCAGGAAAGACTGAGGATACAAACGGTACTGATCGACATTGCACTAAATCAAGTACCACTACCGTACGTACTCCAAACAGGCGCTCAAACAATGTGTACATGTcgaataaaaacaattattcCGAACAGCAAGAAGAAGAATTAATGGTAGATAACCATAGCATTCACGAGATGCAGGATTGTCTACTTAGTCAGTCGAAGAAGAAGAGGCCCCTGTATGATGCTGTTGACACACCTTCGTACCAAGCAGTTGACACAAGATATGATAGTTACATGACTAATAGGAAGGGAAAACCAATCATGAATAGTCCAGAAGCTACAGCTTCACTACAACATTACACTCATCACATAAGACAACAAATTTTCCAATTTACATATCCCTCTGATAGAATCAAAGAAACGCGATATAACGaattaagagaaaaatataaaatagctACGAAAGTAACAGATAAGAATGTAAAGGTAttactaaattttttaaggatttcttttaattctaaaagtttacattttaatgaaattttttctaaaaatagcTTATCACAAATTGCTTCAGATATGAAGAGATATGCTGCTAAGTTGAGAAAAGAtgaaataggaaaaaattataaaaatttatttttccgtTTAGTTGACTGTTGGGATGGTCTCAAGGGGAATAGACCAGAATGGACATCCACTCATGAAAATGATGTATACTTACTAGAAAGTAGAGACAGAAACTTAGTAAATGCAAATAATCTACCACTTGATATGGTAGCATGTACTAACTTGTCACATGTAATTACAGAAAGAGTTGAAGAAAAGCTAGTGGATAGTGTTAGTATTAATAGTACACACACCTCTCCCACTCCTTCTTGCCGTACACGCTGTTCGACACCCCCACCAGATGGTGTAAAAAGGGAATACAACTATGAGGAAAAAAGGGGACTACTCTTCCATTCGGTTAATACGGATGATCGATCAATGATACGTTGTTATGAAGTGGAtgaggaaaaggaaaaagaaagaactCCTTTACAAAAAAGGCAAAATATTCTTCTTCAGACAAAAGAGAAGACAGCTGTCCAAAATAACTCTATTGTAAACCTAGTCAaccatatttattttagctCTATTAATGGCAAGAAATTTTATTCCTTATctgaaataaatatgatttcGAAACTGCTTCTCTACCTGTGCAGCTCTTTTCTGTCTCACTATTACGCATATGAATATAAGCATGAACATGCACATCAATATCAGCATCAACATCAGCATCAACATCAGCATCAACATCAGCATCAACATCAGCATCAACATCAGCATCAACGTGAATATGCCCAACGAGATGGCAAATGTGTGGATGTTATCTCATATGAGCTACTATATTGTCGCTTCGAAAAACTGTTTTACGAAATGTTTACTTACGTTTTGAAAAACATGTACATTATAAATGTCTCCAATTACTTCTACATCTTTGCTGCTTTCTCCATATTTGCTAATAAAATTACAccaaaaattatgaacaagcaAGGTggggacaaaaaaaaaaatgaacaaaattatCATTACCATAAAATAGCTAATTTGTTATACATTATACACACAGTTAGAATGCATCAGCTTAATCAAGTAAAAAGTTTACTCAATGATGAAGATAATAGAAGGTACCTTCGGTTTCTTCAGCATAGTGATAATAAGTTGGATTGGGACAATGACAATGATGAGgtgctaaaaaaaaaaaaaaaaaaaatatactaa
- a CDS encoding hypothetical protein (conserved Plasmodium protein) translates to MHISRKDKKQLEEYSDCHLSSGITSNELNVRDTRQGSVEYCGFTNGKGFYSGNDNDTNNRREDYLSQLLSPTLINSYNFLLMFLNNYLDCATFHMTKFLVSIYYLNINVPSSLSCLYHLESRLHTNHQKFMNKHFYCAISASIGRETLLGLGKSYMRKIIKLQREHLDINRIPNRSININHNNGINRNNNPNFVYSDILNTLPFSCNYNVYDNIEDIFKKKKNLFSLENTLNFILIYSLNKFYYSTIYYDMSKYLSKFDLTHVSDNVKMLLFFLFFQCIHVYKPFYFLLLYDILTKWKKNLGKMNLYILCSLILILIKESKIKMKSVIYKKRKFGKIAWNFFFPLDIFIHKNIMNNAEKKVRRLEKNILSKKADIKGDTCIKEQINTAHITPFLFTINQFKNHFKNIIPQIVEQYKHYYKNGKSAEQEYENTNVKEEEASPHNSSFFFYFDNTIESEVFKTCLNFLSYEYVTAHFLLPKKSLYYDILLHLKNSKVRL, encoded by the coding sequence ATGCACATTAGcagaaaagataaaaagcaGCTGGAAGAATATTCGGACTGCCATCTAAGTAGTGGGATTACTTCGAACGAGTTAAACGTACGTGATACAAGACAAGGGTCTGTAGAATACTGCGGTTTTACTAATGGAAAAGGATTCTACAGTGGTAATGATAACGACACTAACAATAGGAGGGAGGATTACCTTTCCCAACTGCTTAGCCCAACACTAATAAACAGCTATAACTTTCTTCTAATGTTTTTAAACAACTATTTGGACTGTGCTACTTTTCATATGACAAAGTTTCTAGTTAGCATATACTACTTAAACATAAATGTCCCATCGAGTTTGAGCTGCTTATATCACCTCGAGTCGAGACTGCACACAAATCatcaaaaatttatgaacaaacatttttattgtgCAATTAGCGCGTCCATTGGAAGGGAAACGTTATTAGGTTTAGGTAAATCCTACATgaggaaaattataaaattgcAGAGAGAACATCTTGACATTAATCGCATTCCTAACAGAAGCATTAACATCAATCATAACAACGGTATTAACCGCAATAATAATCCCAATTTTGTATACAGTGATATACTGAACACCCTTCCATTCAGCTGCAATTATAACGTTTATGATAATATAGAagacatatttaaaaaaaaaaaaaatttattttctcttgAAAATACGCTAAACTTTATTTTGATCTACAGTcttaacaaattttattattctactATTTATTACGATATGTCCAAATATTTATCCAAATTTGACTTAACACATGTAAGCGATAATGTGAAGATGTTgctgttttttcttttttttcagtgcatacatgtgtacaagcccttttactttttactCCTATATGATATCCttacaaaatggaaaaaaaatttgggaAAAATGAACCTCTACATTTTATGTAgcttaattttaatattaattaaagagagcaaaataaaaatgaagagtgttatttataaaaaaagaaaatttggaaaaatcgcttggaatttttttttcccacttgatatatttattcataaaaatattatgaacaatgcagaaaaaaaagttagaagattagagaaaaatatattgtcaAAAAAGGCAGACATTAAAGGAGATACATGTATAAAGGAACAAATAAATACTGCACACATAACACCTTTCCTTTTTACAATAAATCAATTtaaaaatcattttaaaaatataataccaCAAATAGTTGAGCAGTACAAACATTATTATAAGAATGGGAAATCTGCTGAACAGGAATATGAAAACACGAATGTGAAGGAAGAAGAGGCTTCCCCCCACAactcttctttctttttttattttgataataCAATTGAGTCGGAGGTATTTAAAACTtgcttaaattttttgtcaTACGAGTATGTAACTGCACATTTTCTACTACCTAAGAAATCCTTGTATTATGACATACTGTTACATTTGAAAAACAGCAAAGTTCGGCTTTAA
- a CDS encoding ATP synthase subunit alpha, translated as MLQIGKQLSRSLGKTAKNKKRIWYGGAHPKYSTKISPVEISKVLEKKFENFDFKTSANEVGYVLSVGDGICRAFGLNNVKSSELVEIHNEEEKGNVTYGMATNLEYDNVGIVIFGNDRNIKEGDIIKRTNRIIDVNVGYELLGRVVDALGNEIDGGKKIETKERKKIEIKAPGIIARKSVNESVITGIKCIDSLVPIGRGQRELIIGDRQTGKTAIAVDAIIHQKNINEQVDDKEKVYCVYVAIGQKKSNIAKLVNLLKKYDAMKYTIIVNSSASDASPLQFLAPYTGCAMAEFFRDNGKHALIIFDDLSKQAVAYRQLSLLLRRPPGREAYPGDIFYIHSKLLERSSKLNDNLKGGSLTALPIIETLNNDVSAYIPTNVISITDGQIFLESELFYKGIIPAINVGLSVSRIGSSAQYKCMKKLASSMKLELAQYREIVAFSQFGSDLDTSTKKLIEKGKILTEILKQKQYSPVNISYQICLIYAATKDYLANLSIHKVQNFEKQYFEYLDNNYADVLKKIQANCDLSEVEDQIKESIQRFLEIFNAE; from the coding sequence ATGCTCCAAATAGGCAAACAGCTGAGCAGAAGCCTAGGGAAGACagcgaaaaataaaaaaaggatatgGTATGGTGGAGCGCACCCCAAGTACTCAACTAAAATAAGTCCAGTTGAAATTTCAAAGGTACTGGAAAagaaatttgaaaattttgattTTAAAACATCAGCTAATGAAGTGGGATATGTGTTAAGTGTAGGTGATGGAATATGTAGAGCATTTGGATTAAACAATGTTAAATCATCCGAATTGGTTGAAATACACAATGAAGAAGAGAAAGGGAATGTGACATATGGTATGGCAACGAACTTGGAATATGATAATGTTGGTATTGTAATATTTGGTAATGATAGGAATATAAAAGAGggtgatataataaaaaggacaAATCGTATTATTGATGTGAATGTAGGATATGAATTATTAGGAAGAGTAGTGGATGCTTTGGGTAATGAAATAGATGGaggtaaaaaaatagaaactaaagaaagaaaaaagatagaAATAAAAGCACCAGGTATTATAGCTAGAAAAAGTGTTAATGAATCTGTTATTACAGGTATAAAATGTATTGATAGTCTAGTACCTATTGGAAGAGGACAAAGAGAATTAATTATAGGAGATAGACAAACAGGAAAAACTGCTATAGCTGTAGATGCAATTATACatcagaaaaatataaatgaacaagtagatgataaggaaaaagtatattgtgtatatgtagctataggacaaaaaaaaagtaatatagcaaaattagtaaatctattaaaaaagtatgatGCAATGAAATATACTATAATAGTTAATTCAAGTGCATCTGATGCATCTCCTCTACAATTTTTAGCCCCTTACACTGGTTGTGCTATGGCTGAATTCTTTAGAGATAATGGAAAACATGCATTAATCATATTTGACGATTTAAGTAAACAAGCTGTTGCATATAGACAGTTATCATTACTTTTAAGAAGACCACCTGGTAGAGAAGCATATCCAggtgatatattttatattcattccAAATTGTTAGAAAGATCTTCAAAACTAAATGATAATTTGAAAGGAGGTAGTTTAACAGCTCTACCAATTATTGAGACATTGAATAATGACGTATCTGCATATATACCAACAAATGTTATATCTATCACTGATggacaaatatttttagaaagTGAATTATTCTATAAGGGTATTATACCAGCCATAAATGTTGGTCTTAGTGTTTCTAGAATTGGAAGTAGTGCacaatataaatgtatgaaaAAGCTAGCTTCATCTATGAAATTGGAATTAGCTCAATATAGAGAAATCGTTGCTTTTTCTCAATTTGGTTCAGATTTAGATACatctacaaaaaaattaatagaaaaaggaaagatTCTTACTGAAATATTAAAGCAAAAACAGTATTCACCTGTCAACATCAGCTATCAAATTTGCTTAATTTATGCTGCTACAAAAGATTATCTTGCCAATTTAAGTATTCATAAAGTACAAAATTTCGAAAAGCAATATTTCGAATATTTAGATAATAACTATGCAGATGTTTTGAAGAAAATACAGGCCAACTGTGATTTGTCAGAGGTGGAGGATCAGATAAAGGAGAGCATTCAGAGGTTCCTCGAGATATTCAACGCTGAATGA